A single region of the Actinoplanes sp. SE50/110 genome encodes:
- a CDS encoding sirohydrochlorin chelatase yields the protein MPTLIAVAHGTRSANGRRQLQDLAGAVARRRPGLDVRLCYVDVQEPKVADIVPITPNAVVVPLLLSAGYHVRVDIAEAVAGTSIPVTAPLGPDPLLLDAMMRHLPPAGAVVLAAAGSSDPAWRADVAQVATRLPGPARVGYVSGSGPRVPDVVAGLRAEGAERIAIAAYLLADGLFYRSLSGAGADAVTPPLCRDAAVADLVLGRFDSAVLTTAGRRL from the coding sequence GTGCCCACTCTGATCGCCGTCGCGCACGGCACCCGGTCCGCGAACGGCCGCCGCCAGCTGCAGGACCTCGCCGGCGCCGTGGCCCGCCGCCGCCCCGGCCTGGACGTCCGACTCTGCTACGTCGACGTGCAGGAGCCGAAGGTCGCCGACATCGTCCCGATCACCCCGAACGCCGTCGTCGTCCCGCTGCTGCTGTCGGCCGGCTACCACGTGCGGGTCGACATCGCCGAGGCGGTCGCCGGCACGAGCATCCCGGTCACCGCCCCGCTCGGCCCGGACCCGCTGCTGCTCGACGCCATGATGCGGCACCTGCCGCCGGCCGGCGCCGTGGTGCTGGCCGCGGCCGGATCCTCGGATCCCGCCTGGCGCGCGGACGTCGCCCAGGTCGCCACCCGGCTGCCGGGCCCAGCCCGGGTCGGCTACGTCTCCGGCAGCGGCCCGCGCGTTCCCGACGTGGTCGCCGGCCTGCGTGCCGAGGGCGCCGAACGGATCGCGATCGCCGCTTACCTGCTCGCCGACGGCCTCTTCTACCGCTCGCTGAGCGGCGCCGGGGCCGACGCGGTGACCCCGCCACTGTGCCGGGACGCGGCCGTCGCCGACCTCGTTCTGGGTCGGTTCGACAGCGCGGTCCTCACAACAGCGGGCCGCCGCTTGTAG
- the nirB gene encoding nitrite reductase large subunit NirB, which yields MTQKLVVIGNGMAGARTVEEILARDGDFSVTMFGDEPYGNYNRIMLSNLLAGVETEEGIFLNDLAWYRDNGITLNAGVKVERIDATTKTVVDSRGVVTPYDKLIIATGSYSWTPPMKNVHNPKRGYHQGVFAFRTLDDTRGMIRYARDHERAVVIGGGLLGLEAARGLQNHVSQVTLLHAMGHLMERQLDPKAGRMLQASVEGRLGIQVITNAMTTEILGKDRVTGVKLADGTVIECDVVVIAAGIRPNTEMVAGSGLPVERGIVVDDQMRVRGQADIYSVGECAQHRGNLYGLVAPLWEQAKVLADHITGRDAGAAYEGSKLYTKLKVAGIDVASMGLIAPESEDDEVIVYNEPRKGVHKQLIIRDDVLVGATLVGDNGKAQSLIQAFESGVRLPEERAELIFDIGGPAGEVPPAEMADDAQVCNCNGVSKGAICGVVAGGCATVSGVMDRTRAGKGCGTCKPLVQRIVEWANGGAAEEDPAASWYVPGVPMPKPELMAAIRGFGLKSVSSVFATLVPGGAEDAKSKMGLASLLKMMWGAEYVDERDARFINDRVHGNIQKDGTFSVVPQMKGGVTTPAELKRIAEVAEKYQVPMVKLTGGQRIDLLGIPKEQLPAIWADLDMPSGYAYAKSFRTVKTCVGSDFCRFGVGDSTALGIAIEERFQGLEGPGKMKLAVSGCPRNCAEAYVKDLGVVAIDGGRWEIYVGGAAGAHIRKGDLLTTVDSAAEVIRLTGRFLQYYRENANWLERTYAFVPRVGIDRIREIVVDDADGIAAALDAAVEEAVQSYKDPWKERAEPATPGQFRTSLPLIVLPQVPVRA from the coding sequence GTGACTCAGAAGCTTGTCGTCATCGGCAACGGCATGGCGGGGGCCCGCACGGTCGAGGAGATCCTCGCCCGCGACGGGGACTTCTCCGTGACGATGTTCGGTGACGAGCCGTACGGCAACTACAACCGGATCATGCTGTCCAACCTGCTCGCCGGGGTGGAGACGGAGGAGGGCATCTTCCTCAACGACCTGGCGTGGTACCGGGACAACGGCATCACGCTGAACGCCGGCGTCAAGGTCGAGCGGATCGACGCGACCACCAAGACCGTCGTCGACAGCCGCGGCGTGGTCACCCCGTACGACAAATTGATCATTGCGACCGGCAGCTACTCGTGGACGCCGCCGATGAAGAACGTGCACAACCCGAAGCGCGGCTACCACCAGGGCGTGTTCGCGTTCCGGACCCTCGACGACACGCGCGGCATGATCCGCTACGCCCGGGACCACGAGCGGGCCGTGGTGATCGGCGGCGGCCTGCTCGGCCTGGAAGCCGCCCGCGGCCTGCAGAACCACGTCAGCCAGGTGACCCTGCTGCACGCCATGGGCCACCTGATGGAGCGCCAGCTCGACCCGAAGGCCGGCCGGATGCTGCAGGCCAGTGTGGAGGGCAGGCTCGGCATCCAGGTGATCACCAACGCGATGACCACCGAGATCCTCGGCAAGGACCGGGTCACCGGGGTCAAGCTGGCCGACGGCACGGTCATCGAGTGCGACGTGGTGGTGATCGCGGCCGGGATCCGGCCGAACACCGAGATGGTGGCGGGCAGCGGCCTGCCGGTCGAACGCGGCATCGTGGTCGACGACCAGATGCGGGTGCGGGGCCAGGCCGACATCTACTCGGTGGGGGAGTGCGCCCAGCACCGCGGCAACCTGTACGGGCTGGTCGCGCCGCTGTGGGAGCAGGCCAAGGTGCTCGCCGACCACATCACCGGCCGTGATGCCGGCGCGGCGTACGAGGGGTCGAAGCTCTACACCAAGCTCAAGGTGGCCGGCATCGACGTGGCCTCGATGGGGCTGATCGCGCCGGAGTCCGAGGACGACGAGGTGATCGTCTACAACGAGCCGCGCAAGGGCGTTCACAAGCAGCTGATCATCCGGGACGACGTGCTCGTCGGCGCGACCCTCGTCGGGGACAACGGCAAGGCGCAGTCGCTGATCCAGGCTTTCGAGAGCGGAGTCCGGCTGCCGGAGGAGCGCGCCGAGCTGATCTTCGACATCGGCGGGCCGGCGGGGGAGGTCCCGCCCGCGGAGATGGCGGATGACGCTCAGGTCTGCAACTGCAACGGGGTCAGCAAGGGTGCGATCTGCGGGGTGGTCGCCGGGGGCTGCGCGACGGTCAGCGGGGTGATGGACAGGACCCGGGCCGGTAAGGGGTGTGGCACCTGCAAGCCGCTGGTCCAGCGGATCGTGGAGTGGGCCAACGGCGGTGCTGCCGAGGAGGATCCGGCGGCGTCCTGGTACGTGCCCGGGGTGCCGATGCCCAAGCCCGAACTCATGGCCGCCATCCGAGGATTCGGGCTGAAAAGCGTATCGTCCGTCTTCGCCACGCTGGTGCCCGGCGGTGCGGAGGACGCCAAGAGCAAGATGGGTCTCGCCTCCCTGCTCAAGATGATGTGGGGCGCCGAGTACGTCGACGAGCGTGACGCCCGCTTCATCAACGACCGCGTCCACGGCAACATCCAGAAGGACGGCACCTTCTCCGTCGTCCCGCAGATGAAGGGCGGCGTGACCACCCCGGCCGAGCTCAAGCGGATCGCCGAGGTCGCCGAGAAGTATCAGGTACCGATGGTCAAACTGACCGGCGGCCAGCGCATCGACCTGCTCGGCATCCCGAAGGAACAGCTCCCGGCCATCTGGGCCGACCTGGACATGCCGTCCGGCTACGCGTACGCCAAGAGTTTCCGGACCGTGAAGACCTGCGTCGGCTCGGACTTCTGCCGGTTCGGCGTCGGTGACTCGACCGCGCTGGGCATCGCCATCGAGGAGCGGTTCCAGGGCCTCGAAGGCCCCGGCAAGATGAAACTCGCCGTCTCCGGCTGCCCGCGCAACTGCGCCGAGGCGTACGTCAAGGACCTGGGTGTGGTCGCCATCGACGGCGGCCGGTGGGAGATCTACGTCGGCGGCGCGGCCGGCGCCCACATCCGCAAGGGCGACCTGCTCACCACGGTCGACTCGGCCGCGGAGGTGATCCGGCTGACCGGCCGGTTCCTGCAGTACTACCGGGAGAACGCCAACTGGCTGGAGCGGACGTACGCGTTCGTCCCGCGGGTCGGCATCGACCGGATCCGCGAGATCGTCGTCGACGACGCGGACGGCATCGCCGCTGCCCTGGACGCCGCCGTCGAGGAAGCCGTTCAGTCCTACAAGGACCCCTGGAAGGAGCGGGCCGAGCCGGCCACGCCCGGCCAGTTCCGTACCTCCCTGCCCCTGATCGTCCTCCCCCAGGTTCCGGTGCGCGCATGA
- a CDS encoding Rieske 2Fe-2S domain-containing protein, protein MKTLTTLGPVSDIPLGEGRTYAVGDDMIAIFRLRDGSLRAVSAVCPHKGGPLADGQIDNAVVVCPLHLFTWDLATGCSPSGQPPIDVYPVRVDDGQIVLGE, encoded by the coding sequence ATGAAGACACTGACCACTCTCGGCCCCGTCTCCGACATCCCCCTCGGCGAAGGACGCACCTACGCCGTCGGGGACGACATGATCGCGATCTTCCGCCTGCGGGACGGCTCGCTGCGCGCGGTCTCGGCGGTCTGCCCGCACAAGGGCGGCCCGCTGGCGGACGGGCAGATCGACAACGCGGTCGTCGTCTGCCCCCTGCACCTGTTCACCTGGGACCTAGCCACCGGGTGCTCCCCGTCCGGCCAGCCCCCGATCGACGTCTACCCGGTGCGGGTCGACGACGGCCAGATCGTTCTGGGAGAGTGA
- a CDS encoding NarK/NasA family nitrate transporter, producing MTLVAERPTLRAKWIDRWDPEDPTFWSNGGSRIAKRNLIFSIFSEHIGFSVWSLWSVMVLFLGPKYGFDPAQKFLLTAVPTLVGAGLRIPYTFAVARFGGRNWTVISASLLLIPSILAAFLIRPGISFTTLVLLAATAGVGGGNFASSMANINAFFPNRYKGWALGINAGGGNIGVAAVQLVGLAVLATAGAGHPGIVAGIYIPLIVLATLGSALWMDNLSQARNDKRGMRDAIRDGHTWVMSLLYIGTFGSFIGFGFAFGQVLQVQFAGQFNTPIKAAYLTFLGPLLGSLIRPLGGALADRLGGARVTFVNFIAMGLGASVVLVAAQQRSLPLYIAGFITLFILSGLGNGSTYKMIPAIFKAKYPDDAPQALRLSGAVIGIAGAIGAVGGVLVNLAFRQSFLIYKDADAAYLAFIGFYALCVVVTWVVYLRPGARRAIAV from the coding sequence ATGACCCTGGTAGCCGAACGTCCCACCCTGCGGGCCAAGTGGATCGACCGGTGGGATCCGGAGGACCCCACCTTCTGGTCGAACGGCGGGTCGCGGATCGCCAAGCGCAACCTGATCTTCTCGATCTTCTCCGAGCACATCGGCTTCTCGGTCTGGTCGCTGTGGTCGGTCATGGTGCTCTTCCTCGGCCCGAAATACGGCTTCGACCCGGCGCAGAAGTTCCTGCTCACCGCCGTCCCGACGCTGGTCGGGGCGGGGCTGCGGATCCCGTACACGTTCGCGGTGGCCCGCTTCGGCGGCCGCAACTGGACGGTGATCAGCGCGTCCCTGCTGCTCATCCCGTCGATCCTGGCGGCGTTCCTGATCAGGCCGGGGATCTCGTTCACCACGCTGGTGCTGCTGGCCGCCACGGCCGGGGTGGGCGGCGGCAACTTCGCCTCGTCGATGGCGAACATCAACGCGTTCTTCCCGAACCGCTACAAGGGCTGGGCGCTGGGCATCAACGCCGGCGGCGGCAACATCGGCGTCGCCGCGGTGCAACTGGTCGGCCTGGCCGTGCTCGCCACCGCCGGCGCCGGCCACCCCGGGATCGTGGCCGGCATCTACATCCCGCTGATCGTGCTGGCCACCCTCGGCTCGGCACTCTGGATGGACAACCTGTCGCAGGCCCGCAACGACAAGCGGGGGATGCGCGACGCGATCCGGGACGGGCACACCTGGGTGATGTCGCTGCTCTACATCGGCACCTTCGGCTCGTTCATCGGATTCGGGTTCGCCTTCGGCCAGGTGCTGCAGGTGCAGTTCGCCGGCCAGTTCAACACCCCGATCAAGGCGGCGTACCTGACCTTCCTGGGCCCGCTGCTCGGCTCGCTGATCCGGCCGCTCGGCGGGGCGCTCGCCGACCGGCTCGGCGGGGCCAGGGTGACCTTCGTGAACTTCATCGCGATGGGGCTGGGCGCCAGCGTCGTCCTGGTGGCCGCACAGCAGCGGTCGCTGCCGCTGTACATCGCCGGCTTCATCACGCTGTTCATCCTCAGCGGACTGGGCAACGGATCGACGTACAAGATGATCCCGGCGATCTTCAAGGCGAAGTACCCGGACGACGCCCCGCAGGCCCTGCGGCTGTCCGGTGCGGTGATCGGCATCGCCGGGGCGATCGGGGCGGTCGGCGGGGTGCTGGTGAACCTGGCCTTCCGGCAGTCGTTCCTGATCTACAAGGATGCGGACGCGGCGTACCTGGCGTTCATCGGCTTCTACGCGCTGTGCGTGGTGGTCACCTGGGTGGTCTACCTGCGGCCCGGGGCCCGGAGGGCGATCGCGGTCTGA
- a CDS encoding ABC transporter permease translates to MALIVRRAAAARGLLAAAAAVMLSAVLLMTGLTAYATASAGAGVRAAVALADPDERSVLVRGAAGTDPQARDKTIRQAYAPARISGARYGSGWAVEGARGSAVPDSSGVVYASLVRIDDLPAHADLLAGAWPAGTGQVALAQPAATALGLTAGATLRLRDRRTGRPVARTVSGVWRPRDPADPYWLLLPDVTAGRLPQTSTYGPIVSTDPAFFDNASAGWLVQPDLSAPTLGSIRRTAQSMTATGADLPAKSGLGASATVTTGLPDLAGRLGRADLVRRSTLVTPMLLVVVLGGYALSLVALLLAESRKSETALLRARGASRRQLTALAATEALALVLPAALLGPPLAVALVSLHTRVRLDAGVWLIGVLVAVGGILALTAPATRRGGTYLAETAGRKRLPVLRRAGLDLVVVALAALAWLQLRQYSAPTGAGGLGIDPLLAAAPTLGVLTGAVLAIRLLPPVARSVAARLGRGRSQASLLGAWQAGRRSHAGPMVMLALAVAAATVSWCLAATAQQSRADQAEQLVGADLRLVETGGVAPAGRDRQLAALPGVRAVVPAWRDSVQVAAGREPADLVAMDTATAGGVVRARADATGGAPADLLAELAAAARTGTAATATLKAGRITTSGPARVTAIFAGGRRVELGTSDADRPLRIRDGGPGLLGFRVESSGQVPITWDITGQDDVWSPLTPQAVGGYAVVRSSGPWTPVPIAITRPAASALGDVSHLQIGGVSVPVTVVATVNRVPGTTVPAAILIDRGVVDSRLFQGYGIVRDTGEWWISGRPAGLTGLTGLRVLDRQELASGEDPFDTAGRVALFGAALGAMVLAVAGIAADARATARHRSVELAVLHTLGAGPRLLARSLIVEQALLAGLGAVAGLAVGLLVAAGMVPQMVLTPAAARPVPDALLRVLWGRTAGSAALLVVIALAVSAITATSATRRLPAARLRLGEDR, encoded by the coding sequence ATGGCGCTGATCGTCCGGCGTGCGGCGGCAGCTCGGGGACTGCTCGCCGCGGCGGCCGCGGTGATGCTGTCCGCGGTGCTCCTGATGACGGGGCTGACCGCGTACGCCACCGCCTCGGCCGGCGCCGGGGTGCGCGCGGCGGTCGCCCTCGCCGATCCGGACGAGCGGTCGGTGCTGGTGCGTGGTGCCGCCGGAACGGATCCGCAGGCCCGCGACAAGACCATTCGGCAGGCGTACGCGCCGGCCCGGATCAGTGGCGCGCGGTACGGCTCCGGCTGGGCGGTCGAGGGTGCCCGCGGCAGCGCGGTCCCCGACTCGTCCGGTGTGGTCTACGCGTCGCTGGTCCGGATCGACGACCTGCCGGCGCACGCCGACCTGCTCGCCGGGGCGTGGCCGGCCGGCACCGGGCAGGTGGCGCTGGCCCAGCCGGCGGCGACCGCGCTCGGCCTGACCGCCGGGGCGACGCTGCGCCTGCGGGACCGGCGGACCGGCAGGCCGGTGGCCCGCACGGTCAGCGGCGTCTGGCGGCCACGCGACCCGGCCGACCCGTACTGGTTGCTGCTGCCCGACGTGACGGCCGGCCGGCTGCCGCAGACGTCCACCTACGGTCCGATCGTCAGCACCGACCCGGCGTTCTTCGACAACGCGTCGGCGGGCTGGCTGGTCCAGCCGGATCTGTCGGCGCCGACACTGGGCTCGATCCGGCGTACCGCGCAATCGATGACCGCGACCGGAGCGGACCTGCCGGCGAAGTCGGGTCTCGGAGCGTCGGCCACGGTGACCACCGGCCTGCCGGACCTGGCCGGCCGCCTCGGCCGGGCGGACCTGGTCCGCCGGTCCACCCTGGTCACCCCGATGCTGCTCGTCGTGGTCCTCGGCGGATACGCGTTGTCGCTGGTCGCGCTGCTGCTCGCGGAGTCGCGCAAGAGCGAGACCGCGCTGCTGCGGGCCCGTGGCGCATCCCGCCGGCAGCTGACCGCGCTGGCCGCGACCGAGGCCCTCGCCCTGGTCCTGCCGGCCGCGCTGCTCGGTCCGCCACTGGCCGTCGCGCTGGTCAGCCTGCACACCAGGGTCCGGCTGGACGCCGGGGTGTGGCTGATCGGGGTCCTGGTCGCGGTCGGCGGGATCCTCGCGCTGACCGCCCCGGCGACCCGGCGGGGCGGCACCTACCTCGCCGAGACCGCCGGGCGCAAACGCCTGCCGGTGCTCCGCCGCGCCGGCCTGGACCTGGTCGTCGTCGCCCTGGCCGCGCTGGCCTGGCTGCAGCTGCGGCAGTATTCGGCGCCGACCGGGGCGGGCGGCCTGGGCATCGACCCGCTGCTGGCCGCGGCGCCCACACTGGGCGTGCTGACCGGCGCGGTGCTGGCCATCCGGCTGCTGCCGCCGGTCGCCAGGTCCGTCGCGGCCCGCCTGGGCCGGGGCCGCTCGCAGGCTTCGCTGCTCGGCGCCTGGCAGGCCGGGCGCCGCTCGCACGCCGGTCCGATGGTGATGCTCGCGCTCGCGGTGGCCGCCGCCACCGTCTCCTGGTGTCTGGCCGCGACCGCGCAGCAGTCCCGGGCCGATCAGGCGGAGCAGCTGGTCGGCGCCGACCTGCGGCTGGTCGAGACCGGCGGGGTCGCCCCGGCCGGTCGGGACCGGCAGCTCGCCGCGCTGCCCGGGGTGCGCGCCGTCGTTCCGGCCTGGCGCGACTCGGTGCAGGTGGCCGCCGGCAGGGAGCCGGCCGACCTGGTCGCGATGGACACCGCGACCGCCGGTGGGGTGGTCCGGGCCCGCGCGGACGCGACCGGTGGCGCGCCCGCCGATCTGCTGGCCGAGCTGGCCGCGGCCGCCCGCACCGGCACCGCGGCGACCGCGACCCTGAAGGCCGGCCGGATCACCACCTCCGGGCCGGCCCGGGTCACCGCGATCTTCGCCGGGGGGCGCCGGGTCGAGCTGGGCACCAGCGACGCCGACCGGCCGCTGCGGATCAGGGACGGTGGGCCCGGGCTGCTCGGCTTCCGGGTGGAGTCCTCGGGGCAGGTGCCGATCACCTGGGACATCACCGGCCAGGACGACGTCTGGTCGCCGCTGACCCCGCAGGCGGTCGGCGGGTATGCCGTGGTCCGCTCGTCCGGCCCGTGGACTCCGGTGCCGATCGCGATCACCCGGCCGGCCGCATCCGCCCTGGGCGACGTCTCCCACCTGCAGATCGGTGGCGTGTCGGTGCCGGTCACGGTGGTCGCCACGGTCAACCGGGTGCCGGGCACCACCGTACCGGCCGCGATCCTGATCGACCGGGGCGTCGTCGACTCGCGGCTGTTCCAGGGCTACGGGATCGTCCGTGACACCGGCGAGTGGTGGATCAGCGGGCGGCCTGCCGGGCTCACCGGACTGACCGGGCTCCGCGTGCTCGACCGGCAGGAGCTCGCCTCCGGCGAGGATCCGTTCGACACCGCCGGCCGGGTCGCGCTGTTCGGCGCCGCGCTCGGCGCGATGGTGCTGGCGGTGGCCGGCATCGCCGCCGACGCCCGGGCCACCGCCCGGCACCGCTCGGTGGAGCTGGCCGTGCTGCACACCCTGGGCGCCGGCCCGCGCCTGCTGGCCCGCTCGCTGATCGTCGAGCAGGCGTTGCTGGCCGGGCTCGGCGCGGTCGCCGGCCTGGCGGTCGGCCTGCTGGTGGCGGCCGGGATGGTGCCGCAGATGGTGCTCACCCCGGCGGCCGCCCGGCCGGTGCCGGACGCGCTGCTGCGGGTCCTCTGGGGACGCACGGCCGGCAGCGCCGCGCTGCTGGTGGTGATCGCCCTGGCGGTCAGCGCGATCACCGCGACCTCGGCCACCCGCCGGCTTCCGGCGGCCCGGCTGCGGCTGGGGGAGGACCGATGA
- a CDS encoding FtsX-like permease family protein, protein MSVLRRVRAFAGQLLLLAVLAGLTAFLVAGPVRLANGRTDDGLRGDIGRLAYTSRDLTLSAIQRDYEPSRAAGAGELAALRQKLPAPLTGMIGGSWYIAESGRASVVPAGTTAGSCPNAATIRYEPAAAAAITMVAGRQPDTTRIPEVMLGEHEAQALRIRLGDRLDLTSRWGTGRVQVVGLYRANDPADPIWDDLKLVPNVACPDPRDGTRSLAVLLGDQTAAAEAGNLVGDFGDRWRFRLDERRITADRVDALASAVARLRHNPPPETTLQSSLDSTLAAFDRQVRAVRALLAVVQAGILATAAGLILLAARLMAGRRRAEFALIRARGGAVHTVAGRTVLETLVVVPAAVALGWLGGALVSGRPDPAEPYLVVAVLLVGLLAAPAYAAFDARRPSFSGHRGDVAALRPPTRRLTAEGFLVLLAVGGILLLRRRGLDAGAGVDPYLIGTPVLLALAASVVALRLVPFPLRWAGRIAARARGAIAFLGLSGAGRAPMHSGPLAVLVVAIATGLFTGTVTSTVGGARDRAADLSVPADALVTGFAFTPDTAARLAALPHVTRVTPVLLAPGTTIHGDTSPMILQGQAMVVDAAAAGLDLPAALVAAKPGTAAIPVAVSPHLAERIGTAGSVDVQGRRYRYAVAAIVATVPGLGTDTQDFMVLPEQAMPIPDFAPIVPNRLLVDGAGLDVARLRDTADAGQVDQLRKVTGRAVQAWELAVPATVTTRTAYRRSLEQRGVDGALSFTFTAGMVAAAALSLTAVALAVLTGAPARGRTLSRLRTMGLSRRQGRRLLVFELVPLVAVAVLAGGLAGFTLPALIGPALGLDGFTAGVTAGISLDPWFAGGVLALAVVAVIAALAVENVANRRLRVGSVLRLGEEQS, encoded by the coding sequence ATGAGTGTGCTGCGGCGCGTCCGCGCCTTCGCCGGGCAGCTGCTCCTGCTGGCGGTGCTGGCCGGGCTGACCGCCTTCCTGGTGGCCGGCCCGGTCCGGCTCGCCAACGGGCGCACCGACGACGGCCTGCGCGGCGACATCGGCAGGCTGGCGTACACCAGCCGCGATCTGACCCTGTCCGCGATTCAGAGGGACTACGAGCCGAGTAGGGCGGCCGGCGCCGGCGAGCTGGCCGCGCTGCGGCAGAAGCTGCCCGCGCCGCTGACCGGCATGATCGGCGGGTCGTGGTACATCGCGGAGAGTGGCCGGGCGTCCGTGGTGCCGGCCGGGACGACGGCCGGCTCCTGCCCGAACGCGGCGACGATCCGCTACGAGCCGGCCGCCGCCGCGGCGATCACGATGGTCGCCGGCCGCCAACCGGACACCACCCGGATCCCCGAGGTGATGCTCGGTGAGCACGAGGCGCAGGCTCTCCGGATCAGGCTGGGTGACCGGCTCGACCTGACCTCGCGCTGGGGCACCGGCAGGGTCCAGGTCGTCGGGCTGTACCGGGCGAACGATCCGGCCGACCCGATCTGGGACGATCTGAAGCTGGTGCCGAACGTGGCCTGCCCCGACCCGCGCGACGGCACCCGGAGTCTCGCCGTACTGCTCGGCGACCAGACCGCGGCGGCCGAGGCCGGCAATCTCGTCGGCGACTTCGGCGACCGGTGGCGGTTCCGGCTCGACGAGCGGCGGATCACCGCCGACCGGGTGGACGCGCTCGCCTCGGCGGTCGCCCGGCTGCGGCACAACCCGCCGCCCGAGACCACCCTGCAGAGCAGCCTGGACAGCACGCTGGCCGCGTTCGACCGGCAGGTGCGGGCGGTGCGGGCGCTGCTCGCCGTGGTGCAGGCCGGGATCCTGGCCACCGCGGCCGGGCTGATCCTGCTCGCCGCCCGGCTGATGGCGGGCCGGCGGCGGGCCGAGTTCGCGCTGATCCGGGCGCGTGGCGGGGCGGTGCACACGGTGGCCGGGCGGACCGTCCTGGAGACCCTGGTGGTGGTGCCGGCCGCGGTGGCGCTCGGCTGGCTCGGCGGCGCCCTGGTGAGCGGCCGGCCCGACCCGGCCGAGCCGTACCTGGTCGTGGCGGTGCTCCTGGTCGGCCTGCTGGCCGCCCCGGCCTACGCGGCGTTCGACGCGCGGCGCCCGTCGTTCTCCGGGCACCGCGGTGACGTGGCGGCGCTGCGCCCGCCGACCCGCCGGCTCACCGCCGAGGGGTTCCTGGTGCTGCTCGCGGTCGGCGGCATCCTGCTGCTGCGCCGGCGCGGACTCGACGCCGGGGCCGGTGTGGACCCGTACCTGATCGGCACCCCGGTGCTGCTCGCCCTGGCCGCCTCGGTGGTGGCGCTGCGCCTGGTGCCGTTCCCGCTGCGCTGGGCCGGACGGATCGCGGCCCGGGCCCGCGGCGCGATCGCGTTCCTCGGGCTCAGCGGCGCCGGCCGGGCCCCGATGCACTCCGGACCGCTCGCCGTGCTGGTCGTGGCGATCGCCACCGGCCTGTTCACCGGCACCGTGACCAGCACGGTCGGCGGCGCCCGGGACCGGGCCGCGGACCTGTCCGTGCCGGCCGACGCGCTGGTCACCGGGTTCGCGTTCACCCCGGACACGGCTGCCCGGCTGGCCGCGCTGCCGCACGTCACCCGGGTCACCCCGGTGCTGCTCGCCCCCGGCACCACGATCCACGGCGACACCAGCCCGATGATCCTGCAGGGGCAGGCGATGGTGGTCGACGCGGCCGCCGCCGGGCTCGACCTGCCCGCCGCGCTGGTCGCCGCGAAACCGGGCACGGCTGCGATCCCGGTCGCCGTCTCGCCGCACCTGGCCGAGCGGATCGGCACGGCCGGCTCGGTCGACGTGCAGGGCCGGCGGTACCGGTACGCCGTCGCCGCGATCGTCGCCACCGTGCCCGGGCTCGGCACCGACACACAGGACTTCATGGTGCTGCCCGAGCAGGCCATGCCGATCCCGGACTTCGCGCCGATCGTGCCGAACCGGCTGCTGGTCGACGGCGCCGGCCTGGATGTGGCGAGACTGCGCGACACCGCCGACGCGGGCCAGGTCGACCAGCTGAGGAAGGTGACCGGACGGGCCGTGCAGGCCTGGGAGCTCGCGGTCCCGGCCACGGTGACCACCCGCACGGCGTACCGCCGATCGCTGGAGCAACGCGGCGTCGACGGCGCGCTGAGCTTCACCTTCACCGCCGGGATGGTCGCGGCGGCGGCCCTGTCGCTGACCGCGGTCGCGCTGGCCGTGCTGACCGGCGCTCCGGCCCGCGGCCGCACGCTGTCCCGGCTGCGCACCATGGGCCTGTCCCGGCGGCAGGGCCGCCGGCTGCTGGTCTTCGAGCTGGTCCCGCTGGTCGCGGTCGCGGTGCTGGCCGGCGGCCTGGCCGGGTTCACCCTGCCGGCGCTGATCGGGCCGGCGCTCGGCCTCGACGGTTTCACCGCCGGGGTGACCGCCGGCATCAGTCTCGATCCGTGGTTCGCCGGTGGGGTCCTGGCCCTCGCGGTGGTCGCGGTGATCGCGGCGCTCGCCGTGGAGAACGTCGCGAACCGCAGGCTCCGCGTGGGCTCGGTGCTGCGGCTCGGAGAGGAGCAGTCGTGA